From the genome of Vicia villosa cultivar HV-30 ecotype Madison, WI linkage group LG2, Vvil1.0, whole genome shotgun sequence, one region includes:
- the LOC131651282 gene encoding uncharacterized protein LOC131651282, which translates to MIVSWNTRGLNNIGKLKEISSHLHELRPNISILIETRVKRNNAEKVRAKLNLPGSYANNYTSYANGRIWIHWNDSNIDLKIVKRSSQYIHCGVYSNDGTFRYWLTAIYAHNQLEHRRILWKNLDMLFKSQQGAWCVLGDFNNVLTARDRGGGNLVTEKEYEDLHNMMDATGLGEMDNTGEFFTWSNKQSSNPIYSRIDRVLVNVQWFQENVDAVLHIHPPSISDHALLHISIPKVRTTTRIFRFSNHLTDLDDYDATVKHSWLKPARGRPMCVLWYKLQRLQRDLRNLHKPKNDIKRNIEKFRVDLLEAQNSLRTNRLDGELIDKVKRITDELIKWNALEESRLRKQTKVDWLRKGDDNSTFFYALLKAKQKRKTISMLKKADGSIATNQEDIEKEVMDFYGGLMGTGNQVHTHIDIQAMREGKQLTWE; encoded by the coding sequence ATGATTGTATCTTGGAATACAAGGGGGCTGAATAATATTGGCAAGCTGAAGGAGATTAGCTCCCATCTCCATGAGCTTAGGCCAAATATAAGCATTCTTATTGAAACTAGAGTTAAGAGGAATAATGCTGAGAAGGTTAGGGCTAAACTTAATCTCCCTGGTAGCTATGCTAACAACTACACTTCTTATGCCAATGGTCGAATCTGGATACACTGGAATGATAGCAATATTGATCTCAAAATTGTTAAAAGATCTAGCCAATACATTCATTGTGGTGTGTATAGTAATGATGGTACATTTAGATACTGGTTGACTGCAATTTATGCTCATAATCAATTGGAACATAGGAGAATTCTATGGAAGAACCTGGATATGTTATTCAAGTCTCAACAGGGTGCCTGGTGTGTCTTAGGAGATTTTAACAATGTCTTAACTGCTAGAGATAGAGGGGGAGGCAACCTTGTCACTGAAAAGGAATATGAGGATCTTCATAACATGATGGATGCCACGGGGCTTGGTGAAATGGACAACACTGGGGAGTTTTTCACATGGTCAAATAAGCAGAGTAGTAACCCTATCTACTCAAGAATTGACAGGGTTCTAGTTAATGTCCAATGGTTCCAAGAGAATGTTGATGCTGTGCTACACATTCATCCTCCTAGTATATCTGACCATGCTCTTCTGCATATATCTATCCCTAAGGTCAGAACCACTACCAGAATTTTTCGATTTAGCAATCATTTGACTGATCTTGATGACTATGATGCAACTGTGAAACATAGTTGGCTCAAACCTGCTAGAGGTAGACCAATGTGTGTCTTGTGGTACAAACTTCAGAGATTACAAAGAGATCTTAGGAATCTGCATAAACCTAAGAATGACATTAAGAGGAACATTGAGAAATTCAGGGTGGATTTGTTGGAAGCTCAGAACAGTTTAAGGACTAATAGACTGGATGGTGAGCTGATTGATAAAGTCAAGAGGATCACTGATGAGTTGATTAAATGGAATGCTTTGGAGGAATCCAGATTAAGGAAACAAACAAAGGTGGACTGGCTGAGGAAAGGGGATGATAATAGTACTTTTTTCTATGCTCTGTTGAAAGCCAAACAGAAGAGGAAAACTATCTCTATGCTCAAAAAGGCAGATGGTTCTATAGCTACTAATCAGGAGGATATTGAAAAGGAGGTTATGGATTTCTATGGTGGACTAATGGGGACTGGCAATCAGGTTCATACCCACATAGATATTCAAGCTATGAGGGAAGGAAAACAGCTTACATGGGAATAA